A region of uncultured Carboxylicivirga sp. DNA encodes the following proteins:
- a CDS encoding chemotaxis protein CheW codes for MKDQITSLISFYVNKEVFAFDTLKVRNILEFGKITWVPNTKDYILGVMNLHGNIFPVADLRVMMATEHIENTADTSIIVVSSDGKNDSLIGIVVDGVKEVFDIDGLEIKESVYHGNSGFVNSFLGTIHKNEEFVHIIDLDETVMEIEN; via the coding sequence ATGAAAGATCAAATTACATCACTGATTTCGTTTTACGTGAACAAAGAAGTCTTCGCATTTGATACTCTTAAAGTGCGAAATATTCTGGAGTTCGGAAAGATTACCTGGGTTCCTAATACAAAGGATTATATCTTGGGTGTTATGAATTTGCATGGGAATATTTTTCCGGTGGCAGATTTGCGGGTGATGATGGCAACAGAGCATATCGAAAACACTGCAGATACTTCAATTATTGTTGTTTCCAGCGATGGAAAAAATGATTCCTTAATTGGAATTGTAGTTGACGGCGTTAAAGAAGTTTTCGATATTGATGGATTGGAGATAAAAGAATCGGTTTACCATGGCAATTCAGGATTTGTAAATTCATTCCTGGGTACAATTCATAAAAATGAAGAATTTGTGCATATAATTGATTTGGATGAAACTGTTATGGAAATTGAAAATTAA
- a CDS encoding chemotaxis protein CheW, with protein sequence MSELINAYLTFSVGTNTFGVHVGKVVEILEYEKPKSVPESLPYITGVIDHRENIVPVIDTGLKFNLGPIDITPQTCIVVLEIDKPGGSGKFIIGAVVDAVSDVFESEMEKIKTIENDFKPGYISATYKTEDNLVMILNTEEVFNDKDIIALDEIRKSIEAE encoded by the coding sequence ATGAGTGAGCTAATCAATGCATATCTGACTTTTTCTGTAGGTACCAATACTTTTGGAGTGCATGTTGGTAAGGTGGTTGAGATTCTGGAGTACGAGAAACCAAAATCAGTGCCTGAAAGCTTGCCATATATCACCGGAGTAATTGACCATAGAGAAAATATTGTTCCTGTAATTGATACCGGTTTAAAGTTTAATTTGGGACCAATTGATATAACACCTCAAACGTGTATTGTGGTGCTGGAAATAGATAAGCCGGGTGGATCTGGAAAATTTATTATCGGAGCTGTTGTTGATGCTGTTTCTGATGTATTTGAATCGGAAATGGAAAAAATAAAAACGATTGAGAACGATTTTAAGCCTGGATATATTTCGGCAACCTATAAAACAGAGGATAATCTGGTTATGATATTGAATACCGAAGAAGTTTTCAATGATAAGGATATTATCGCTCTTGACGAGATCAGGAAAAGTATAGAGGCAGAATAG
- a CDS encoding protein-glutamate O-methyltransferase CheR, with product MFKGKENNVQKDLDCFKAELSDADFKAFSEFIYTEYGIKMPPIKRIMLQGRLLKRIRELNMQSYTEYKDYFFSKEGQAKEIFNFLNVVTTNKTDFFREPVHFDFLQNQILPQYGEANRGLKVWSAGCSSGEELYTISIVLNEFKAKNPLFNFTILGSDISNKVLTTASRGVYGEHKVALIPLEMKKKYFLKSKDRDNPSVRVKPELQKNIALKYVNLMDNSFDVGDNFDVIFCRNVLIYFDRATQERVINKLCQYLKPGGYFFIGHSESLSGMNVPLKHIKPTIFRKE from the coding sequence ATGTTCAAGGGTAAGGAGAATAACGTTCAAAAAGACCTGGATTGCTTTAAAGCAGAGCTGTCCGATGCCGATTTCAAGGCATTCAGTGAGTTTATTTATACCGAATATGGTATTAAGATGCCGCCCATTAAGCGTATCATGCTTCAGGGAAGATTATTGAAGCGAATACGCGAACTAAATATGCAGTCGTATACCGAGTATAAAGACTACTTTTTTAGTAAAGAAGGACAGGCAAAAGAGATCTTTAACTTTTTGAATGTTGTTACAACCAATAAAACTGATTTTTTCAGAGAACCTGTTCATTTCGATTTCCTGCAAAACCAGATTTTGCCACAATATGGAGAGGCGAATAGAGGATTGAAGGTATGGAGTGCCGGCTGTTCGAGCGGTGAAGAGCTTTATACGATCTCTATAGTGCTGAATGAGTTTAAAGCAAAAAATCCGTTGTTTAACTTTACTATTTTGGGATCAGATATATCCAATAAAGTTCTTACAACGGCTTCAAGAGGAGTTTACGGAGAGCATAAAGTTGCCCTGATTCCACTTGAAATGAAAAAAAAATATTTTTTAAAGAGTAAAGATAGAGATAACCCATCGGTTAGGGTAAAGCCAGAGTTGCAAAAAAATATTGCATTGAAGTATGTTAATCTAATGGATAATTCATTTGATGTAGGAGATAATTTTGATGTAATATTTTGTCGTAACGTTTTAATATATTTTGACAGAGCCACACAAGAAAGAGTAATTAATAAGCTGTGTCAGTATTTAAAACCAGGGGGATACTTCTTTATTGGTCACTCAGAATCATTATCGGGGATGAATGTGCCATTAAAACATATCAAACCCACCATATTTAGAAAAGAATAA